A window of the Sphingobium sp. CAP-1 genome harbors these coding sequences:
- a CDS encoding RNA degradosome polyphosphate kinase produces the protein MAEADPIAILAPASDRYFNRELSWLAFNQRVLEEAMNRAHPLLERLRFLSISGANLDEFFSVRVAGLKGQQLQDVDLHSADGLTPGQQLGAITDATASLMRAQQKVWGALHGELVQVGIEVIGPAAEMDYPCANWLRDHFLTQIFPILTPQALDPAHPFPFIPNQGLSIVFDLERLSDKQPIRELVMIPSSLARFVRVPGEPARYMALEAVIRRFSADLFPGYRVRNSGVFRIIRDSDIEIEEEAEDLVRYFRSAIKRRRRGRVIRMEIEERIPEPVEEMLQDMLQGHEAIVVEVEGFIGIGDLSGIVDADRPDLKFEPYAPRFPERIREYGGDCFAAIRAKDIVVHHPYEAFDVVISFLKQAATDPDVVAIKQTLYRAGKQSAIIRALIDAAEAGKSVTAVVELKARFDEEQNLMWADALERAGVQVVYGFIDWKTHAKVSMVVRREGEQFRTYCHFGTGNYHPITARIYTDLSFFTADPAYGRDAAALFNYITGYVEPQKLERLVMSPRDLRDTLCACIDAEIEHVRAGRPGTIWAKMNSLVDPAIIEKLYSASNAGVQIDLIIRGICCLRPGVPGMSENIRVKSVVGRFLEHSRIAVFGNGKALPNNGAKVYISSADWMPRNFDRRVEFLAPVENETVHDQILDQVMVANLIDTEQSWSLASDGLYTRLEPGDKPFNLHRYFMTNPSLSGRGAAFDNEAVPTLRLRGKA, from the coding sequence GTGGCCGAAGCCGATCCCATCGCCATCCTGGCCCCCGCCAGCGACCGCTATTTCAACCGCGAACTGTCCTGGCTGGCGTTCAACCAGCGGGTGCTGGAAGAGGCGATGAACCGCGCCCATCCGCTGCTGGAACGGCTGCGCTTCCTGTCGATTTCAGGCGCGAACCTGGATGAGTTTTTCTCCGTCCGGGTCGCGGGCCTCAAGGGGCAACAGTTGCAGGATGTCGACCTGCACTCCGCCGACGGCCTGACTCCGGGGCAACAACTGGGCGCGATCACCGACGCCACCGCCAGCCTGATGCGCGCGCAGCAGAAAGTATGGGGGGCGCTGCACGGCGAACTGGTGCAGGTCGGGATAGAGGTAATCGGCCCGGCGGCGGAAATGGACTATCCCTGCGCCAACTGGCTGCGCGACCATTTCCTGACGCAAATCTTCCCGATTCTGACGCCCCAGGCGCTCGATCCGGCGCATCCCTTTCCCTTCATCCCCAATCAGGGGCTGTCGATCGTATTCGATCTGGAGCGGCTGTCCGACAAGCAGCCGATCCGTGAACTGGTGATGATTCCGTCCTCGCTTGCGCGGTTCGTGCGCGTGCCGGGCGAACCGGCGCGCTATATGGCGCTGGAGGCAGTGATCCGGCGCTTTTCAGCCGATCTCTTCCCCGGCTATCGCGTTCGCAACAGCGGCGTGTTCCGCATCATTCGTGACAGCGACATAGAGATTGAGGAAGAGGCGGAGGATCTGGTCCGTTATTTCCGCAGCGCGATCAAGCGCCGCCGCCGCGGCCGGGTGATCCGCATGGAGATAGAGGAGCGTATCCCGGAGCCGGTCGAAGAGATGTTGCAGGACATGCTTCAGGGCCATGAGGCGATCGTGGTCGAGGTGGAAGGGTTCATCGGCATCGGCGACCTGTCCGGCATTGTCGACGCTGACCGGCCCGACCTGAAGTTCGAACCCTATGCCCCGCGTTTCCCGGAGCGCATCCGCGAATATGGCGGCGACTGTTTCGCCGCGATCCGCGCCAAGGACATCGTCGTTCACCATCCCTATGAAGCGTTCGACGTTGTCATATCCTTCCTGAAGCAGGCGGCGACCGACCCGGATGTGGTCGCGATCAAGCAGACGCTCTATCGCGCCGGCAAGCAGTCGGCGATCATCCGCGCGCTGATCGACGCGGCGGAGGCGGGCAAATCGGTGACGGCGGTGGTCGAGCTGAAGGCGCGTTTCGACGAAGAGCAGAATCTCATGTGGGCCGACGCGCTGGAGCGCGCAGGCGTGCAGGTGGTCTATGGCTTCATCGACTGGAAAACCCATGCCAAAGTGTCGATGGTCGTCCGGCGCGAGGGCGAGCAGTTCCGCACCTACTGTCATTTCGGCACCGGCAATTATCACCCGATCACTGCGCGCATCTATACCGATCTGAGCTTCTTCACCGCCGATCCGGCTTATGGCCGCGATGCCGCCGCCCTGTTCAATTACATCACCGGCTATGTCGAACCGCAGAAGCTGGAGCGGTTGGTCATGTCGCCCCGCGATCTGCGCGATACGCTGTGCGCCTGTATCGACGCGGAAATCGAGCATGTCCGCGCCGGCCGTCCGGGCACCATCTGGGCCAAGATGAACAGTCTGGTCGATCCGGCGATCATCGAAAAACTCTATTCGGCCAGCAATGCAGGCGTCCAGATCGACCTCATCATCCGCGGCATATGCTGTCTGCGGCCGGGCGTTCCGGGCATGTCGGAAAATATCCGGGTGAAATCGGTCGTCGGCCGCTTTCTGGAGCATAGCCGCATCGCCGTGTTCGGCAACGGCAAGGCGCTGCCCAACAACGGCGCGAAAGTCTATATCAGCTCGGCCGACTGGATGCCGCGCAACTTCGACCGGCGCGTCGAATTTTTGGCGCCCGTGGAGAATGAGACGGTCCATGACCAGATTCTCGACCAGGTGATGGTCGCCAATCTGATCGATACCGAACAAAGCTGGTCGCTGGCCAGCGACGGCCTCTATACGCGGCTGGAGCCGGGCGACAAACCGTTCAACCTGCACCGTTATTTCATGACCAACCCGTCGCTGTCCGGGCGCGGTGCGGCGTTCGACAATGAAGCGGTGCCGACGTTGCGCCTGCGCGGGAAAGCCTGA
- a CDS encoding chromosomal replication initiator DnaA, whose product MSQISLPFDWHGGAGAGDFLVSAANRIAVAHLERWRDWPLSVSVLTGPPLSGRSTLARHFAQMSGGEIIDDAQGDDEHRLFHAWNEAQTERRPLLMVGQAPPAGWTVALPDLRSRLAAVPHVAIEEPDDALARALICRAFDLAGASYAPDVPDWLLRRVEHRYGAIAEVTRLLDRAALSSGRKISVAMAKETLQSAGFLPIVPPDPSTDQRE is encoded by the coding sequence ATGAGCCAGATCAGCCTGCCTTTCGACTGGCATGGTGGTGCGGGGGCAGGGGACTTCCTGGTCAGCGCCGCCAACCGCATCGCCGTCGCCCATCTGGAGCGCTGGCGCGACTGGCCGCTGTCGGTCAGCGTGCTGACCGGGCCGCCGCTGTCGGGTCGCTCCACGCTGGCGCGCCACTTCGCGCAGATGAGCGGGGGCGAGATCATCGATGACGCGCAGGGCGACGATGAACATCGCCTGTTTCACGCCTGGAACGAAGCGCAGACCGAGCGCCGCCCGCTGCTGATGGTGGGGCAGGCGCCGCCTGCCGGCTGGACCGTGGCGCTGCCCGATCTGCGATCGCGCCTCGCTGCCGTCCCCCATGTCGCGATCGAGGAGCCGGATGACGCGCTGGCCCGTGCGCTGATCTGCCGCGCCTTCGACCTTGCCGGGGCGAGCTATGCGCCCGATGTGCCCGACTGGCTGCTGCGCCGGGTCGAGCATCGTTATGGCGCGATCGCCGAGGTGACGCGACTGCTCGATCGGGCAGCCCTGTCATCGGGCCGTAAGATTTCGGTCGCAATGGCGAAAGAGACCCTGCAATCGGCGGGATTTTTGCCTATAGTCCCGCCCGATCCCTCCACCGACCAGCGCGAGTAA
- a CDS encoding heavy-metal-associated domain-containing protein: MSLSQSLTRPAAFVRLLSRPVQILFAIALGLAAAALFAQMEGERGVPPIASGGDFEVRGVKVDVFAKDADSARYAGWRMAQRQAWRMLWTRTHGGTGAPDLSDSQLEAMISGIEVEYEQNGPNRYVATLGILFDRARTGALLGVSGNVMRSPPLLVIPVLWDGGSAVSYERINEWQKAWARYRTGDSAIDYVRVAGSIADPILLNAGQAGRRGRLWWRVLLDQYGAADVVIPIARLDRAWPGGPVTGTFTARYGPDNSLIGSVTLRASNDSGIAQMLDEGARRIDLLYIRALNDGRLRPDPSLIIEEPVDPDALAIENATEAPIEALDAPTIAPAAGTTSFSIQFDTPDVGSVGAGESTVRSIPGVRSAATSSLALGGTSVMQVSFDGTADMLRAGLQARGFTVAVSGTTLRISRRQATPPSQ, translated from the coding sequence GTGAGCCTCAGCCAGTCCCTAACCCGTCCCGCAGCCTTTGTGCGCCTGCTCTCGCGGCCCGTCCAGATCCTGTTCGCCATCGCGCTCGGCCTCGCCGCCGCAGCGCTGTTCGCGCAGATGGAGGGGGAACGCGGCGTGCCGCCAATCGCCAGCGGCGGCGATTTCGAGGTGCGCGGGGTCAAGGTCGATGTGTTCGCCAAGGATGCCGACAGCGCCCGCTATGCCGGCTGGCGCATGGCCCAGCGGCAGGCGTGGCGGATGCTGTGGACCCGCACCCATGGCGGAACGGGCGCGCCGGACCTGTCCGATTCGCAACTGGAAGCGATGATTTCGGGTATCGAGGTCGAATATGAGCAGAATGGCCCCAATCGCTATGTCGCGACGCTGGGCATATTGTTCGACCGCGCGCGCACCGGCGCGTTGCTGGGTGTGTCCGGCAATGTGATGCGGTCGCCGCCGCTGCTGGTCATCCCGGTGCTATGGGACGGCGGTTCGGCCGTATCCTATGAACGCATCAACGAATGGCAGAAGGCATGGGCGCGCTATCGCACCGGCGACAGCGCGATCGATTATGTCCGCGTCGCCGGGTCGATTGCCGACCCGATCCTGTTGAATGCCGGCCAGGCCGGGCGGCGGGGCCGCCTGTGGTGGCGCGTGCTGCTCGACCAATATGGCGCGGCCGACGTGGTGATTCCGATCGCGCGGCTTGACCGTGCCTGGCCTGGCGGTCCCGTCACCGGCACCTTCACCGCGCGCTATGGCCCGGACAATAGTCTGATCGGCAGCGTCACGTTGCGCGCGTCGAACGATAGCGGCATTGCTCAGATGCTGGACGAGGGCGCCCGGCGGATCGACTTGCTCTATATCCGCGCGCTCAATGACGGGCGGCTGCGGCCCGACCCCTCGCTCATCATCGAGGAGCCGGTCGATCCCGACGCGCTGGCGATCGAGAATGCGACCGAAGCGCCGATCGAGGCGCTCGATGCACCCACCATTGCGCCGGCCGCCGGCACGACCAGCTTTTCGATCCAGTTCGACACGCCCGATGTTGGATCGGTCGGGGCGGGTGAATCGACCGTGCGCTCCATCCCCGGTGTCCGCTCGGCCGCGACCAGCAGCCTGGCGCTGGGCGGCACATCGGTCATGCAGGTCAGCTTTGATGGCACGGCTGACATGCTGCGCGCGGGCTTGCAGGCGCGCGGCTTCACGGTCGCGGTGTCCGGCACGACGCTGCGGATCAGCCGGCGTCAGGCGACCCCGCCGTCGCAATGA
- the purM gene encoding phosphoribosylformylglycinamidine cyclo-ligase — protein sequence MSENESYSYAKAGVDIAAGNALVRAIAPLAKATRRPGADAELGGFGGFFDLKAAGYDDPLLVAANDGVGTKLKLAIDHDRHDGVGIDLVAMCANDLIVQGAEPLFFLDYYATGKLESGVAERVIAGIAEGCRQAGCALIGGETAEMPGMYGPGDYDLAGFCVGAVERAKALTGNRVKAGDVLLGLASSGVHSNGYSLVRRLAADKGWKLDRPAIFDQDVLLIDALMAPTRIYVKSLLPLVRAGMINALAHITGGGLLENIPRVLPDGAHATVDADAWPQPRLMAFLQAQGHIEPEEMARTFNCGVGMVLAVDEAHVAAVTKSLEDAGETVFRIGAVSEGEKGCTVKGSAETWSAKADWSATHLG from the coding sequence ATGAGCGAGAACGAATCCTACAGCTACGCCAAGGCTGGCGTCGACATCGCCGCGGGCAACGCCCTTGTCCGCGCTATCGCCCCGCTGGCCAAGGCCACCCGCCGTCCCGGCGCGGACGCCGAACTGGGCGGCTTTGGCGGCTTCTTTGATCTCAAGGCCGCCGGCTATGACGATCCTCTGCTGGTCGCGGCCAATGACGGCGTGGGCACCAAGCTGAAACTGGCGATCGACCATGATCGCCATGACGGCGTAGGCATCGACCTGGTCGCCATGTGCGCCAACGACCTGATCGTGCAGGGCGCGGAGCCGCTCTTCTTCCTCGACTATTATGCCACCGGCAAGCTGGAGTCGGGCGTGGCCGAACGCGTCATCGCCGGTATCGCCGAAGGCTGTCGCCAGGCCGGTTGCGCGCTGATCGGCGGCGAAACCGCCGAAATGCCGGGCATGTATGGTCCGGGCGACTATGATCTGGCCGGCTTCTGCGTCGGCGCGGTGGAACGAGCCAAGGCGCTGACCGGCAATCGGGTGAAGGCCGGCGACGTGCTGCTGGGCCTCGCTTCGTCCGGGGTTCACTCCAACGGCTATTCGCTGGTGCGCCGCCTCGCCGCCGACAAGGGGTGGAAGCTCGATCGCCCGGCGATCTTCGATCAGGACGTGCTGCTGATCGACGCGCTGATGGCGCCGACCCGGATTTACGTGAAGAGCCTGCTGCCGCTGGTCCGCGCCGGCATGATCAATGCGCTGGCGCATATCACCGGCGGCGGCCTGCTGGAAAATATTCCCCGCGTCCTGCCCGATGGCGCGCACGCGACGGTGGACGCCGACGCCTGGCCGCAGCCGCGCCTGATGGCCTTCCTCCAGGCGCAGGGCCATATCGAGCCGGAAGAAATGGCGCGCACCTTCAACTGCGGCGTCGGCATGGTGCTGGCCGTGGACGAAGCCCATGTCGCCGCCGTGACGAAATCGCTGGAGGATGCGGGCGAAACCGTGTTCCGCATCGGCGCCGTGAGCGAGGGCGAGAAGGGTTGCACCGTCAAGGGCAGCGCCGAGACGTGGAGCGCGAAGGCCGACTGGTCAGCGACGCATCTGGGGTAA
- the purN gene encoding phosphoribosylglycinamide formyltransferase, whose amino-acid sequence MNKAKVGVLISGRGSNMAALLYAAKAENCPYEIVLVAANDPDAPGLALAAAEGIATFGQSHKGLKRAEFDRIIDAQLRDAGAHYVALAGYMRLLSPEFVAGWDNRMLNIHPSLLPKYKGLDTHQRAIDAGDSHAGCSVHVVTAELDDGPVLAQTPVAILPGDSADSLAARILIAEHQLYSRTLADFVTRERQPDWLLNKVREAALALPQADEIVSHGMPCFGVVKGKKFAYFTRDHHGDGIIAVLVKTSAPEEQATLIEADPDRYYRPAYFGNDWVGIRLDLGDTDWDHIADRLRSSWRQIAPKKLLGLMDIAEQF is encoded by the coding sequence ATGAACAAGGCAAAAGTCGGCGTCCTGATTTCCGGCCGTGGCTCCAACATGGCGGCGTTGCTCTATGCGGCGAAGGCCGAAAATTGTCCCTATGAGATCGTACTGGTCGCCGCCAATGATCCCGATGCGCCCGGCCTGGCGCTGGCCGCCGCCGAGGGGATCGCGACCTTCGGCCAGAGCCACAAGGGGCTGAAACGCGCCGAATTCGACCGGATTATCGACGCGCAGTTGCGCGACGCCGGAGCACATTATGTCGCGCTCGCCGGCTATATGCGACTGCTCTCGCCGGAGTTCGTTGCCGGCTGGGACAACCGGATGCTCAACATCCACCCCAGCCTGCTGCCCAAATATAAGGGGCTGGATACGCACCAGCGGGCGATCGATGCGGGCGACAGCCATGCCGGCTGCTCGGTCCATGTCGTGACGGCGGAGTTGGATGACGGGCCGGTGCTGGCGCAGACCCCGGTGGCGATCCTGCCCGGCGACAGCGCGGACAGCCTGGCCGCCCGCATCCTGATCGCCGAGCATCAGCTTTATTCCCGCACGCTGGCCGATTTCGTCACGCGCGAGCGTCAGCCCGACTGGCTGCTGAACAAGGTCCGTGAAGCCGCGCTCGCCTTGCCGCAGGCGGACGAGATCGTGTCGCACGGGATGCCCTGCTTCGGCGTGGTGAAGGGTAAGAAATTCGCCTATTTCACCCGCGACCATCATGGCGACGGCATCATCGCGGTGCTGGTCAAGACCAGCGCGCCGGAGGAGCAGGCGACGCTGATCGAGGCCGACCCCGACCGCTATTATCGCCCCGCTTATTTCGGCAACGACTGGGTCGGCATCCGCCTCGACCTGGGCGACACCGACTGGGATCATATCGCCGACCGCCTGCGATCGAGCTGGCGCCAGATCGCGCCGAAGAAGCTGCTGGGCCTGATGGATATCGCGGAGCAGTTCTGA
- a CDS encoding ABC transporter ATP-binding protein, translating to MTDSHAPAPQAAIEIRNLTKVYKGGKRALDGINLSIPRGQIYGLLGPNGAGKSTTINILAGMVNKSAGDVSIWGFDIDTHPRNAKNSIGIVPQEIVFDPFFTPFETLENQAGFYGVPKDKRRSMELLRAVHLEDKANAYARTLSGGMKRRLLVAKAMVHSPPILVLDEPTAGVDVQLRQQLWEYVRELNAMGVTIVLTTHYLEEAEQLCDRIGIINHGQVITDKPTRELLAMAQEKVVQVTVDRDVAVAPEAPCFEKVELSGERTLTITYMKDRANAGQVLSAVQASGLAIVDVVTRDPDLEDVFLNLTATA from the coding sequence ATGACCGACAGCCACGCCCCCGCACCACAAGCCGCCATCGAGATCCGCAACCTCACCAAAGTCTATAAAGGCGGCAAGCGCGCGCTCGATGGCATCAACCTGTCTATCCCGCGCGGCCAGATTTACGGCCTGTTGGGGCCGAATGGCGCGGGCAAGTCGACCACGATCAACATCCTGGCCGGCATGGTGAACAAGAGCGCGGGCGATGTCAGCATCTGGGGCTTCGACATCGACACGCATCCGCGCAACGCCAAGAATTCGATCGGCATCGTGCCGCAGGAAATCGTGTTCGATCCCTTCTTCACCCCGTTCGAGACGCTGGAGAATCAGGCCGGTTTCTATGGCGTGCCCAAGGACAAGCGGCGATCGATGGAATTGCTGCGCGCGGTGCATCTGGAGGACAAGGCCAACGCCTATGCCCGCACGCTTTCCGGCGGCATGAAGCGCCGCCTGCTGGTAGCCAAGGCGATGGTCCACTCACCCCCAATCCTGGTGCTGGATGAGCCGACCGCCGGCGTCGACGTGCAACTGCGCCAGCAATTGTGGGAATATGTGCGCGAACTCAACGCTATGGGCGTGACGATCGTGCTGACCACCCATTATCTGGAGGAGGCCGAGCAATTGTGCGACCGCATCGGCATCATCAATCATGGCCAGGTCATCACCGACAAGCCGACCCGCGAATTGCTGGCGATGGCGCAGGAAAAGGTGGTGCAGGTGACGGTCGACCGCGATGTCGCCGTCGCGCCCGAAGCGCCCTGTTTCGAGAAAGTCGAATTGTCGGGTGAGCGAACCTTGACCATCACCTATATGAAGGACCGCGCCAATGCGGGGCAGGTGTTGAGCGCCGTGCAAGCCAGCGGCCTCGCGATCGTGGACGTGGTGACGCGCGACCCGGATTTGGAGGATGTGTTCCTGAACCTGACAGCGACGGCTTAG
- the nadB gene encoding L-aspartate oxidase, whose amino-acid sequence MMTITHDVVIIGSGAAGLTAAINLAQDRKVLVLAKGALDGGSTNWAQGGIAAVLDAGDSFEAHVHDTMVAGAGLNNLETVQFVVSEAPAAIERLAGLGVPFNGGEEFGERWHLTREGGHSHRRIVHVDDATGHAVQVALLKAARANPNITLMEDMVAIDLITSRHGERYSGDGHVWGVYAFNRTTKRVDALLGRATILCTGGAGRTYLFSTAPRGATGDGIAMAWRAGCRVSNMEMNQFHPTCLYNLEVKNFLITEAVRGEGGHLKLPPGVPGGGERFMPRFDPREELAPRDVVARAIDHEIKRLGLDYVHLDISHKDPEFVKHHFPTIYARLLDLDIDITKEPIPVVPAQHYTCGGVVIDLDGRTDLPGLYAAGEVSESGLHGANRLASNSLLECFVFGEAAAKHIRAHWDDLPPPPPIRPWDESRVTNSDEEVIVQHNWKEIRRFMWDYVGIVRTTKRLERAQHRIDLLAKEVDDYYGNFRVTPDLIELRNLLEVARLVVRSALHRKESRGLHYTLDYPDTLPDAVDTVLAP is encoded by the coding sequence ATAATGACCATCACCCATGACGTCGTCATCATCGGCTCCGGCGCAGCAGGGCTGACAGCCGCCATCAACCTCGCGCAGGATCGCAAGGTGCTGGTGCTGGCCAAGGGCGCGCTCGATGGCGGATCGACCAACTGGGCGCAGGGCGGCATCGCCGCCGTACTCGATGCAGGTGACAGTTTCGAGGCGCATGTCCATGACACGATGGTCGCGGGCGCCGGCCTCAACAATCTGGAGACGGTCCAGTTCGTCGTCTCCGAAGCCCCCGCCGCGATCGAACGGCTGGCCGGGCTTGGCGTCCCCTTCAATGGCGGCGAAGAGTTTGGTGAACGCTGGCACCTGACCCGCGAAGGCGGGCATAGCCACCGGCGCATCGTCCATGTCGACGACGCCACCGGCCATGCGGTGCAGGTCGCGCTGCTGAAAGCCGCCCGCGCCAATCCCAACATCACCCTGATGGAGGATATGGTCGCGATCGACCTCATCACCTCCCGCCATGGCGAGCGCTATTCGGGCGACGGCCATGTCTGGGGCGTCTATGCCTTCAACCGGACGACCAAGCGGGTCGATGCGCTGCTCGGCCGGGCGACCATCCTCTGCACCGGCGGCGCGGGCCGCACCTATCTCTTCTCGACCGCGCCGCGCGGCGCGACCGGCGACGGCATCGCCATGGCCTGGCGCGCGGGCTGCCGCGTGTCGAACATGGAGATGAACCAGTTCCATCCGACCTGCCTCTATAATCTGGAGGTCAAGAATTTCCTGATTACCGAGGCGGTGCGCGGCGAAGGCGGGCATCTGAAACTCCCCCCCGGCGTGCCGGGCGGCGGCGAGCGCTTCATGCCCCGCTTCGACCCGCGCGAGGAACTGGCCCCGCGCGATGTGGTCGCCCGCGCCATCGACCATGAAATCAAACGGCTCGGCCTCGACTATGTCCATCTGGACATCAGTCATAAAGACCCGGAATTCGTGAAGCACCATTTCCCGACCATCTACGCCCGGCTGCTGGACCTCGACATCGACATCACGAAGGAGCCGATCCCTGTCGTCCCCGCGCAGCATTATACCTGCGGCGGGGTGGTGATCGACCTGGATGGCCGCACCGACCTGCCCGGCCTCTATGCCGCCGGCGAAGTCAGCGAGAGCGGTCTGCACGGCGCGAACCGTCTGGCGTCCAACTCGCTGCTCGAATGTTTCGTCTTTGGCGAGGCGGCGGCAAAGCATATCCGCGCGCATTGGGACGACCTGCCCCCGCCCCCGCCGATCCGGCCGTGGGACGAAAGCCGCGTCACCAACAGCGACGAAGAGGTGATCGTCCAGCATAACTGGAAGGAAATCCGCCGCTTCATGTGGGACTATGTCGGCATCGTCCGCACCACCAAGCGGCTGGAGCGCGCGCAGCACCGCATCGACCTACTGGCGAAGGAAGTCGACGATTATTACGGCAATTTCCGCGTGACGCCCGACCTGATCGAGCTGCGCAACCTGCTGGAAGTCGCCCGCCTCGTCGTCCGCTCGGCCCTGCATCGCAAGGAAAGCCGGGGGCTGCACTACACGCTCGACTATCCTGATACGTTGCCGGATGCGGTCGATACGGTGCTGGCGCCATAA
- a CDS encoding alpha/beta fold hydrolase, producing MMMQTDRRTLLLGGLAAGMVAMGSAAVAASFASRRIAVTVRGAGRDVILIPGLASGPGIWNGVLGGVPGWRYHLVHVRGFAGLAPDANASGVLVQPIADEIARYVANAGLRRLAIVGHSMGGTLAMMVGLKGVANRVMVVDMLPAGAAMVGGTASGMGFLADQLSGYFTGTAAGRRYLAQMVAQAPGAKGSDPDVIANALRDLANIDLGPQLPRLGAPLEVVYAVGSDAQQAAAITRRFRADYAGKKDARLKAIGPSGHMVMADQPARFAAALRDFLTI from the coding sequence ATGATGATGCAAACGGACAGGCGCACGCTGCTGCTGGGCGGATTGGCGGCAGGAATGGTGGCGATGGGCAGCGCGGCGGTGGCGGCGTCCTTCGCCTCGCGTCGGATCGCTGTTACCGTGCGAGGCGCGGGCCGCGACGTGATCCTGATTCCCGGCCTCGCCAGCGGTCCCGGCATCTGGAACGGGGTGCTGGGCGGCGTGCCGGGCTGGCGCTACCATCTGGTGCATGTGCGCGGCTTTGCCGGGCTTGCCCCCGACGCCAATGCCAGTGGCGTTCTGGTGCAGCCGATCGCCGACGAGATCGCCCGCTATGTCGCCAATGCCGGCCTCCGGCGGCTGGCGATCGTCGGCCATTCGATGGGCGGCACGCTGGCGATGATGGTCGGCCTCAAAGGGGTGGCGAACCGGGTCATGGTGGTCGACATGCTGCCCGCTGGCGCGGCGATGGTCGGCGGCACGGCGAGCGGCATGGGCTTCCTTGCCGATCAGCTCAGCGGCTATTTTACCGGCACGGCGGCCGGGCGGCGCTATCTGGCGCAGATGGTGGCGCAGGCGCCCGGTGCGAAAGGCAGCGACCCTGACGTTATCGCCAATGCGCTGCGCGACCTTGCCAATATCGACCTTGGCCCCCAATTGCCGCGCCTCGGCGCGCCACTGGAGGTGGTCTATGCGGTAGGCAGCGATGCACAGCAGGCCGCCGCCATCACCCGCCGCTTTCGCGCTGATTATGCGGGCAAGAAGGACGCGCGCCTGAAAGCCATCGGCCCCAGCGGTCATATGGTGATGGCCGACCAGCCCGCCCGCTTCGCCGCAGCGCTCAGGGATTTTCTTACGATTTGA
- a CDS encoding serine hydrolase, which yields MTSNERRGGSARLVLLIAALSACVSAPEPPRAQAAAATPQKPLTGQSSGRPQPTTNTWPIRPVANPPSPYRDTDPQEAPPPALVTVVRNLGQSFNGKVGIAVRRIGSDWTVAWNGNALFPQQSVSKLWVAMTFLDAVDRGKLRITDSATITRSDLTLFHQPSAALLKDGMWTTSYSDLMRRAMTQSDNTANDTLLRAVGGPEAVRGFLARRMIRDIRFGPGERLLQSATAGLDWRQDYSIGRNFYAARAKLPMAARVRALDNYLASPPDGAAPASIVQALSKLKRNEMLSSASSQLLLSIMSEAKTGPQRIKGGVPPGWSYLHKTGTGQDLPPRSTGFNDIGIMTAPDGTSYAVAVMIGSTTVGIPERWALMQAVARAVAANHQTR from the coding sequence ATGACATCGAATGAACGCCGGGGCGGTTCTGCGCGCCTGGTCCTGCTGATCGCGGCCTTGTCCGCCTGTGTGAGCGCCCCGGAGCCGCCGCGCGCCCAGGCCGCCGCTGCAACGCCCCAAAAGCCCCTGACCGGCCAGTCGTCCGGCCGTCCGCAGCCCACCACCAACACATGGCCGATCCGTCCCGTCGCCAATCCGCCTTCGCCCTATCGGGACACCGACCCGCAGGAAGCGCCGCCGCCTGCGCTGGTTACTGTCGTGCGCAATCTGGGGCAGAGCTTCAACGGCAAGGTCGGCATCGCGGTGCGGCGAATCGGCTCGGACTGGACCGTCGCCTGGAACGGCAACGCCCTGTTCCCGCAGCAAAGCGTGTCGAAACTCTGGGTGGCGATGACCTTCCTCGACGCGGTGGACCGGGGGAAATTGCGCATCACCGACAGCGCGACGATCACCCGCAGCGACCTGACGCTGTTCCACCAGCCGTCCGCCGCCCTGCTGAAGGACGGAATGTGGACGACAAGCTATTCCGACCTGATGCGCCGGGCGATGACGCAAAGCGACAATACCGCCAACGACACGCTGTTGCGCGCGGTCGGCGGGCCGGAAGCGGTGCGTGGCTTCCTGGCGCGGCGGATGATCCGGGATATCCGCTTCGGGCCGGGCGAGCGGCTGCTGCAATCGGCGACGGCGGGCCTCGACTGGCGGCAGGATTATTCGATCGGGCGCAATTTCTATGCCGCCCGCGCGAAGCTACCGATGGCGGCGCGGGTCAGGGCGCTCGACAATTATCTGGCCAGCCCGCCTGACGGAGCGGCGCCCGCATCGATCGTGCAGGCGCTCTCGAAACTGAAGCGGAACGAGATGCTCTCCTCTGCTTCCTCGCAACTGCTGCTGTCGATCATGTCGGAAGCCAAAACCGGGCCGCAGCGGATCAAGGGCGGGGTGCCGCCAGGCTGGTCCTATCTGCACAAGACCGGTACGGGGCAGGATCTGCCGCCGCGCTCCACCGGTTTCAACGACATCGGCATCATGACCGCGCCCGATGGCACGAGCTATGCGGTGGCGGTAATGATTGGGTCGACCACCGTCGGCATTCCCGAACGCTGGGCGCTGATGCAGGCGGTCGCGAGGGCGGTCGCAGCCAATCACCAGACGCGGTAG